The following are encoded together in the candidate division Zixibacteria bacterium HGW-Zixibacteria-1 genome:
- a CDS encoding phosphoheptose isomerase, whose product MTNEERIQMVIKEAEKSAVLRRTTGEILAEPLVKLANLLTACIGSGGKLLICGNGGSAADSSHMAAEMIVRLTAEHNRISLPAIALSADTSILTAAGNDFGFEKIFARQVEGLGREGDMLLVISTSGNSVNLIRAVETAVQSRMRTVALLGGNGGRLASMVDMKLIVPHTSVQRIQEEQIFLIHLLVELIEGDLFQ is encoded by the coding sequence ATGACAAATGAAGAACGCATCCAGATGGTAATCAAGGAGGCGGAGAAATCTGCTGTCCTGAGACGTACTACCGGCGAGATCCTGGCCGAGCCGTTGGTGAAGCTGGCGAATCTCCTGACGGCATGCATCGGCAGCGGCGGGAAGCTTTTAATTTGCGGCAATGGCGGCTCCGCCGCCGACAGTTCGCATATGGCCGCCGAGATGATCGTCCGCCTTACGGCCGAACATAACCGGATTTCATTACCGGCCATCGCTCTGAGCGCCGACACTTCGATACTTACCGCTGCTGGCAATGATTTCGGTTTCGAGAAAATTTTTGCCCGCCAGGTCGAAGGATTGGGACGTGAGGGCGATATGCTGCTGGTGATTTCGACATCGGGTAATTCCGTCAATCTTATCCGCGCGGTCGAGACGGCGGTGCAAAGCAGAATGCGGACGGTCGCCCTGCTTGGCGGTAACGGCGGGAGACTGGCATCGATGGTTGACATGAAGCTCATCGTGCCGCACACTTCGGTTCAAAGAATCCAGGAAGAACAGATTTTTCTAATACATTTGCTGGTCGAATTGATAGAAGGCGATCTTTTTCAATGA
- a CDS encoding geranylgeranylglyceryl/heptaprenylglyceryl phosphate synthase — protein MTVYDHLIQTKDKKGGAFLLLLDPDRIAVNQLCMIAERAAECDVDAIMVGTSYVIRADFHETVRQIKRQSSVPLILFPGSHSQISPDVDAILFTSLISGRNPQYLIEEQVRGAPLIREYNLETIPTGYMLIDAGNYTSVQYVSGTFPIPSDKPEIACAHALAAQYMGMRLIYMEAGSGAANSVPESMIQQVSEYVDLPIMVGGGIVNPEQVERKIRSGASFVVVGNHFEINENLNSLREFAQAAHPFHQVQI, from the coding sequence ATGACAGTCTATGATCATCTGATCCAGACGAAAGACAAAAAAGGCGGAGCCTTTCTCCTCCTGCTTGATCCCGACCGCATAGCGGTCAATCAATTGTGTATGATCGCGGAAAGAGCGGCCGAATGTGATGTTGATGCTATCATGGTTGGAACCAGCTATGTCATTCGGGCCGATTTTCATGAGACCGTGAGACAGATCAAGCGGCAATCTTCGGTTCCACTGATTCTTTTTCCCGGCTCACACAGCCAGATATCGCCGGATGTCGATGCCATACTGTTCACGTCACTGATTTCGGGACGCAACCCGCAATACCTGATCGAAGAGCAGGTGCGCGGGGCGCCGCTGATAAGGGAGTACAACCTTGAGACGATTCCAACCGGCTATATGCTGATTGACGCGGGAAATTATACATCGGTGCAATATGTCTCCGGCACTTTTCCGATACCATCAGACAAGCCCGAGATAGCCTGTGCTCATGCCCTGGCGGCGCAATATATGGGGATGAGGCTGATTTATATGGAAGCCGGGTCCGGCGCGGCTAATTCGGTTCCGGAATCAATGATACAGCAGGTCTCAGAATATGTTGACCTTCCGATTATGGTCGGCGGCGGGATTGTAAATCCCGAGCAGGTCGAACGGAAAATACGGTCGGGAGCATCATTTGTGGTGGTCGGCAATCATTTTGAAATAAATGAAAATCTTAATAGTCTGCGAGAGTTTGCGCAGGCGGCGCATCCTTTTCATCAGGTTCAGATATGA